CCGATGGAAACGGTCGTACCGCGCGCATCGTCGCGAGCCTCGTGATGCTCCGCGGCGGCTACCGTCGGCCCGAGTTCACGTCGCTCGAGGAGTGGTGGGGCACGCATGCACACGACTACTACGCAGCTTTCACCGCTCTGGGAACGCAGTGGGACGCCGCAGCCAACGTCACCGGCTTCGTACAGGCGCATCTGTCGGCCCACGTCGCGCAGGTGGAAACCTACGAGCTCGAACACGCCGTACAGAGCGACATCTGGGTCGGGCTCGAGAACCTCGCTCAAGGGCTCGGCGACCTCAGAGGTGTGGAGGCCCTCTACGACGCGTTCCTGGGCAGGGCCGTCACCAACCGCTACTACCGTGAGATCGCGGCTGTGTCGTCCGTGACCGCCGCAAGCGACCTCGCGCGCCTTGCCGCCTCTGGGCTTCTCGATGTGCGAGGAGCCGGCAGCTCGACGCAGTTCGTGGCCTCGGGTGGACTGTTCGAGCGCCTCGCTGAAGAGCTGGGACTTGCCGAGCAGATCGACTCGTCGCTGCCTTTGGACGAGAGGCGCCGCGCCCTGATCGCCGCCCTCCGGTGGCGCGTGCAGGAGCGGTGAGCGCCGGCCTGCGGCCACCCTGCACTTCCGATAGAATCGCGCAGACACTTCGTGGTGGAGGGGCGATGAAGCACCGCACGCTGTGGGCCGCGATAGACACCGACCGGAGCAAGTGGTGGTACTACGGTGCCGCAATCGCCCTCGGCCTGGTCTTGGTGGGCCTGTCAGCCCTGCTCTGGGCTTCGACCGGATTCGCGCCACGTGGCCTGCGGCTACCCCTTGACCTCCTGCTGCTTCTGTTGCCGGCCATCACGCTGCCCTTCCTGAGGAAGCGCGCCTCACGGGAGGCCGTGACCACGTTGGGCGCCGTTGCGCTCCCCGCCGAGATGCTGCCAGTCACGACCCAGGCGCTGCATGACGTCTTGACCGCGACGGGTCGCATGGGTCTCCAGAACGACTTGGCGGTGTTCAACTCAGACTCACTCAACGCCATCTCGTTTGAGGAGGGACCGCGCACGGTTCTTGCGGTGAGCTCCGCGTTCACGGCCCTGCCAATCGACGAACAACGGGCGGGGCTCGCCCTGCTCGTCTGCCGTGAGAGGGTGCACATCGATTCGATCGTGATCGGGTCGAAGCACGGAGTCCCCACCGACAACGAAGGCAACTTCCTTACCGTGTCCGACCTCGACGATCCAGGAATCCGCAGGAAGGTCGAGAGCTCGTGGCTCGAGGCGATTGCCGCCAGCGACCGCGAAGCACTACTGGCGATGCACGAGCCGAGCGCCATGCTGACCCTCATGAAACGACTCGCGATGCACGATACCCGGCTGGGTCTCGCCTCAGTCGAGGCGGCATACGGCTGCCTTGCCTGGCCGTTCGACTCCGCGCTGGGATTGACAGGCGAAGACGATCTGCCGCCCGCCGCCCGTGCCGCGCTCGCGGAGGTCCTCGCGTCCTCGGGGGCACCCGGCGCTCATCCGCAGTATGCCCGCATCGCGCACATGCGCTCGGTGCTGCCTGCGGCCGAGCGGGAGGTGCCGGAGCCGCCGCCCCTCCGACCCGTCCCCGCGCTGTCGCTCGATGCCGGCGTGGCCGTCGCCGGCGGGGATGTCATCCACGTTCCGGCAGTCGCCCCAGTTCCGATTGCTGCCGTAGTTGCGGGGACCCCTGCGCGTCCGACGGCGACTCCCTATGCGCTGCGCATCCGCACCACGTGCCCCGCATGTGGAGCTGGTAACGTCCCCACGAATCGGAATTGCATTGCGTGCGGAAAGCCGCTCCCCGCCAAGCCGGCGACCACCTGAGGAGCTGGCTCAGCGCCCTGCGGAGCAGTTCAGAGCGTCGTGGTCAGGAATGTCACAGCCGCATCGACGTACTCGCCAAAGCGAGCCTGCAGCACCGGCGAGAGACCCGGCTCGTCCGCAAGCTCGGCGGGCTCGACGCCCAGGATCGTGATGGGAGGCAGCGGGTTGCCGAGCAAGGCGGCGAACTCGAGCACCTTCATGAGGTCGGCCTCGTGGGTGCTCAGACCGGCATGCCCGCGCCTGCTGGCCACCTGGTCGGGCGTGAAGAGCGCGAACTCGCCCGGGGTCAGCCCCATCTTCGCTGCGTCGACGATGAGGACCGACTCGGTCTCGGCGTCGAGGTAGTGCACCAGATCGAGCAGGTTGCCGCCCAGATCGATTGCGCGAAAACCCTCGTCGAGTCCGGCCTCGCCGACGTGCTCGGCGATGCGCAGACCGATGGAGTCGTCGCGCCCGTAGTAGTTGCCGATGCCGATGAGGTAGCGCACGCGCTAGCGGACGAACTCCACGTCCAGGTAGTGCGTCGAGCACGAGATGCAGGGGTCGTAGGCGCGCACGAGCATCTCGAATGCGAGGCGCATCTCGTCCTCGGACTTCCCGGAGGCCATGAGCCACGGCAGCAAAGCATCGAAGTCCGCCTGGATGTTGGCGTGATTCTGGCCGGTGGGGATGATGCAGTCCGCTTCCGTGCAGAAGCCCTCGTCGTCGAAGGTGTACTCGTGGAACAGGATGCCGCGCGGCACCTCGACTGCTGCCGCCCCGGTGCCCGAGCGCGTGGGCATGACGAGCGGCTCCTCCGTCACGCCCTCGGCGATGAGCTCGTCGAACAGGCGCAGCGCCTCGTGGGCCGAGTGGACGATCTCGACGACCTGGGCCACGGAGTTCATGTACGGGTTGGTGCAGATCGGTCCCATGCCGAGCGACTCGGCGACCTTCTTGGCCTCCGGGTGCAGCATGTCGTAGTTCACGTTGAAGCGCGCAAGCGCCCCGGCCGCGTAGCTGTCGAGGCGGTTCTTGGTGTACTTGGCCGTCGAGAGCGGCGAGACGTACTCGTTGGTGCAGCTGCGATAGTCGGCCACGTCGTAGCGGGCGCGGTCGCCATCGGGCAGGATCGTCTGGACGAAGCCGTCGTACAGGCCGTACTCGCTGTCTGATGAGACCGCCATGTACTCGGTGGGTCGGTCGAACGCGGGGATGCCGGGTGCGAGGGCGGCGATCGTCTCGAGCGTGGCCTGCAGGTCGGGCACGGCTGCGGCGAGCTTGTCACGCATGGCGGACAGCTCGGGCACAGTCGGCACCTTCGAGAAGCCGCCGGGCAGCACCGTCGTGGGGTGCGTCGTGCGGCCGCCGATGAGCGAACCCCACTCGTGCGCGAGGCGCTTGAGGCGCAGGGCGCGCGCCACCACCTCGGCGTGCGTTTCGACGAGCGCGAACGCGGACGGAGCCCCTAGCAGGTCCGGCGCGACGAGCACGTAGACATGCAACACGTGGCTGTCGAAGTTCTCGGCATGCTTGAGCAGCGTGCGCAGCTTCGTCGTCTGCGGCGTGACCTCGATGCCGAGGGCGGCTTCGGTCGCCTTCACCGACGCGAGCGTGTGTCCGATCGAGCAGATGCCGCAGATGCGGCTCGTGATGCGTCCGACCTCAGAGTAGTGACGTCCGCGGCACATCGCCTCGAAGAAGCGCGGGGCCTCGGGCACCTGCCACTCGCACGTCTCCACGACGCCGTCGGTCACGTTCACCTTGATGTTGCCATGGCCCTCGACGCGGGTCAGATGATGAACGTCGATGTTGATGTTCTGCAGCATGGGGCGTCTAGCTCCTCAGGTTCGCCGTGAACATGCGTGACTTGCCGACCGCGCGCTTGTGACTGAAGCCGGCGCGATCCATGAGCACCTTCTCCAGCGCCGGGATGTTCGCGTCTTCGACGAAGCCCCGGCAGGCCTCGCAGGGGATGCCATCGGCGGGGCACGGCGCGCCGCAACCGGCGATCGCCACCTGTCCCATGCAGTAGTCGCCCTCGTCGAAGCGGCAGATGGTTTCGCGGCGCTTGCACTGCACGCAGACCGGGTAGGTCGGTGCGAAGTAGATCGTGCCGTGCAGCAGGTTCGAGATGACCAGCAGCAGCTCTTCCTTGCTCATCGGGCACCCGAGCACCTCGTAGTCGACCTTGATGGCCGCCGAGATGGGCCGGGCGGTGCCGCTGCGCAGGTGAGGCATGCTTGCGTCGTCGCCGTAGACGTACTCGGCGAAGTCGTCCTGATGGTTCTTCAGCGCATTGATGCCGCCGGTGCACGCGCACGCGCCGTACGCGATGACGACCCTTGAGCGACGGCGGATCTCCTGCAGACGAGTACGGTCCTCCTCGCGCGTGAAACTGCCCTCCACCAGGGCGAAGTCGATGCGTCCGGTGGTCGTCTCGGTCATCGCCTCGCGGAACTCGACGATCTCGACGTGCTTGAGCAGCTCGAGCGTGGCTTCGTCGCCGTAGTTGGTGAACTCGATCTGGCAGCCTTCACAGCTGGCGAAGTCGAAGAAGGCGAGTGTGGGCTTCCGGGTCTCCGGCATGCTAGATCGCCTCCTCGAGCTCGTGGATCTCCGCGTAGGTGAAGACCGGTCCGTCG
This DNA window, taken from Coriobacteriia bacterium, encodes the following:
- a CDS encoding Ni/Fe hydrogenase subunit alpha, encoding MLQNINIDVHHLTRVEGHGNIKVNVTDGVVETCEWQVPEAPRFFEAMCRGRHYSEVGRITSRICGICSIGHTLASVKATEAALGIEVTPQTTKLRTLLKHAENFDSHVLHVYVLVAPDLLGAPSAFALVETHAEVVARALRLKRLAHEWGSLIGGRTTHPTTVLPGGFSKVPTVPELSAMRDKLAAAVPDLQATLETIAALAPGIPAFDRPTEYMAVSSDSEYGLYDGFVQTILPDGDRARYDVADYRSCTNEYVSPLSTAKYTKNRLDSYAAGALARFNVNYDMLHPEAKKVAESLGMGPICTNPYMNSVAQVVEIVHSAHEALRLFDELIAEGVTEEPLVMPTRSGTGAAAVEVPRGILFHEYTFDDEGFCTEADCIIPTGQNHANIQADFDALLPWLMASGKSEDEMRLAFEMLVRAYDPCISCSTHYLDVEFVR
- a CDS encoding Fic family protein; protein product: MFTVDVTPEITALVARLEALRLRLDAGATLSRRWAGRLRREMEVNAIAASTSLEGVRVTPDDVRRILAADRPARVTEADAALVAGYRDAMTYALRRADDPDFVWHPEVVRAIHDRVLAGSHALGAGRYRERPVFVVDSASGAVRFTPPDPELVGALLAEATTDLEDTPLPTPVLAALAHVTVAAIHPFADGNGRTARIVASLVMLRGGYRRPEFTSLEEWWGTHAHDYYAAFTALGTQWDAAANVTGFVQAHLSAHVAQVETYELEHAVQSDIWVGLENLAQGLGDLRGVEALYDAFLGRAVTNRYYREIAAVSSVTAASDLARLAASGLLDVRGAGSSTQFVASGGLFERLAEELGLAEQIDSSLPLDERRRALIAALRWRVQER
- a CDS encoding zinc ribbon domain-containing protein; its protein translation is MKHRTLWAAIDTDRSKWWYYGAAIALGLVLVGLSALLWASTGFAPRGLRLPLDLLLLLLPAITLPFLRKRASREAVTTLGAVALPAEMLPVTTQALHDVLTATGRMGLQNDLAVFNSDSLNAISFEEGPRTVLAVSSAFTALPIDEQRAGLALLVCRERVHIDSIVIGSKHGVPTDNEGNFLTVSDLDDPGIRRKVESSWLEAIAASDREALLAMHEPSAMLTLMKRLAMHDTRLGLASVEAAYGCLAWPFDSALGLTGEDDLPPAARAALAEVLASSGAPGAHPQYARIAHMRSVLPAAEREVPEPPPLRPVPALSLDAGVAVAGGDVIHVPAVAPVPIAAVVAGTPARPTATPYALRIRTTCPACGAGNVPTNRNCIACGKPLPAKPATT
- a CDS encoding hydrogenase maturation protease, which encodes MRYLIGIGNYYGRDDSIGLRIAEHVGEAGLDEGFRAIDLGGNLLDLVHYLDAETESVLIVDAAKMGLTPGEFALFTPDQVASRRGHAGLSTHEADLMKVLEFAALLGNPLPPITILGVEPAELADEPGLSPVLQARFGEYVDAAVTFLTTTL